The proteins below come from a single Garra rufa chromosome 25, GarRuf1.0, whole genome shotgun sequence genomic window:
- the ccdc73 gene encoding coiled-coil domain-containing protein 73, with protein sequence MELSVDSETELFSLMEDKGALSQPKTPNIAVENDGRTISLQVLEFKTSLLEAVEELHIHRDAERRYEEQVCKLVLEKQELEWQKESLQSQISRLSNENSESLAAVKKQFQAQIRKIEGEKGKNQLAAELKDKEIISLKEELKQLQLFRYSSEKKLGELEQKLQLQTQTKDSHLNQLGEVERRFAAVSRQCAMVKQAHEKLEQNVEEAMRINKNLTSINEKQESTIKALKEDLERINKELVAFKVSSVCKPGEERLQDVLKEQQFQLLQKKLLVETELNQKLRNEMAIERGEKKDVLKSLHHNQSLLQTQTEALIRAEYELRTLREEYQALKTEHELNQERTKEKDDSFARLRDEYQNSKLAWEKEILRMQVSTESGQEELIAVKEAYNLLQEEHKQLSISAVHKAKEIHNSETAIHEQENFLCTSSNEINLVMVSILHEDLVESLISPRDNHEPTCHPDKDVPDESIEFQEARKDDCSQNDNKELDVPMHADRTVPVVSPLVSTNDDNISRPEDVNPKTNHLSKSCDETKTGEPDDKGCPSNPVQSDTDSRLAELSGPETRSVYGVDGDPLALEPKDRPLELNLCTSEVTKSQTSDKHMDSPGYATSQSKEDHQTAAPEFIHSVSQKATQTTAESLSEDKTPISNPHNTVAFYDKTPIIEEMMDVQPSQYHQTVHEDPKTNPDTASATTPFDTLPDESKDQFSPPELICELSQSQLSQVRGSTGISLYNVINEMESKELPLVDQIIFENNDQKDDSEPLTSQQTEQDVSSEEAKITNPEQGPSSSGSMTANDQSDVDQKSVPVLDASNHPRSTRYESSFAWDTFMKEKKTPHPTPPRTELWSSGFQELVSPFCAPLFMKDKLAKRAIMKTPERLDTPYKSPHQKSDCQREWNAIQQSFSEMVTEKENQVLISYSSTLSGSPVSSSVGNGLRQNSTPTVPPLKLQSVEKPTRPMASSSEGKERKQSDIMAQIAKIEEFMSSEGLMPQKRLKTD encoded by the exons ATGGAGTTGAGTGTGGACTCTGAAACAGAGCTTTTCTCCTTG atGGAAGATAAAGGTGCTCTCAGCCAACCGAAGACCCCAAACATTGCTGTAGAGAATGATGGGCGTACCATCTCACTGCAAGTACTGGAATTTAAAACAAGTCTCCTGGAGGCGGTTGAAGAGTTGCATATTCACAGG GATGCTGAAAGAAGATATGAGGAGCAGGTCTGTAAACTAGTGCTGGAGAAGCAAGAGTTGGAATGGCAAAAG gagTCTTTACAAAGTCAGATTTCTAGACTCTCAAACGAAAATTCAGAGTCACTTGCCGCTGTAAAAAAACAG TTTCAGGCCCAAATCCGAAAAATTGAAGGAGAAAAG GGTAAAAACCAGCTGGCTGCCGAACTAAAAGACAAAGAGATCATCAGCCTCAAGGAAGAACTAAAACAGCTGCAG TTGTTCAGGTACAGTTCGGAGAAGAAATTAGGCGAGCTG GAGCAAAAGTTGCAGCTGCAGACACAAACGAAAGACAGCCACCTGAACCAGCTGGGAGAAGTGGAGAGGCGTTTCGCCGCCGTCTCCAGACAGTGTGCCATGGTCAAACAGGCCCATGAGAAACTTGAACAAAATG ttgaagagGCCATGCGAATTAATAAAAACCTCACATCCATCAATGAAAAACAAGAATCTACGATTAAAGCCTTGAAAGAG GATTTGGAGAGGATCAACAAAGAGCTGGTTGCATTCAAAGTGTCGTCGGTCTGCAAACCTGGAGAGGAACGTTTACAGGATGTTCTGAAAGAGCAACAGTTTCAGCTACTTCAGAAGAAACTCCTTGTG GAAACAGAACTTAACCAAAAACTGAGAAATGAGATGGCCATAGAGAGGGGAGAGAAGAAG gaTGTATTGAAATCCCTCCACCACAATCAGAGTTTGCTGCAGACACAGACAGAAGCTCTGATCCGAGCAGAGTATGAGCTCCGCACACTTCGTGAGGAATATCAG GCCCTTAAAACAGAACATGAATTGAACCAAGAGAGGACCAAAGAAAAAGACGACAGCTTTGCTCGCTTAAGAGATGAATACCAAAATTCTAAACTCGCTTGGGAAAAAGAG aTTCTGCGAATGCAAGTGTCAACGGAGTCCGGTCAAGAAGAGCTGATAGCGGTAAAAGAGGCATATAATCTGCTCCAGGAAGAGCATAAACAGCTGTCTATTTCTGCAGTTCATAAAGCCAAAGAAATTCATAACTCTGAG ACTGCCATACACGAACAAGAAAACTTTCTTTGTACATCATCTAATGAGATTAACCTTGTGATGGTGAGCATTCTCCATGAAGATCTTGTGGAGAGTCTTATTAGTCCTCGTGATAACCACGAACCAACGTGTCACCCTGATAAAGACGTTCCAG ATGAAAGCATCGAGTTTCAAGAGGCAAGAAAAGATGACTGCTCTCAGAACGACAACAAGGAACTTGACGTTCCAATGCATGCAGATAGAACAGTACCTGTAGTCTCACCATTGGTTTCAACCAATGATGATAACATCTCTAGGCCTGAGGATGTCAATCCCAAGACGAATCATCTGTCAAAGTCGTGTGATGAAACAAAAACCGGTGAGCCAGATGATAAAGGATGCCCCTCAAACCCAGTCCAAAGTGACACAGACAGTCGTCTTGCTGAGCTATCAGGGCCTGAAACCAGGTCTGTTTATGGCGTAGACGGCGACCCTTTGGCTTTGGAACCGAAAGATAGACCACTGGAGCTGAATCTGTGTACTTCTGAAGTGACTAAATCCCAGACATCAGATAAACACATGGACAGCCCGGGATATGCTACATCTCAGTCCAAAGAAGACCACCAGACTGCCGCACCTGAATTTATCCACAGTGTTTCACAAAAGGCAACTCAAACAACTGCAGAAAGCCTTTCAGAAGACAAAACTCCAATCTCAAATCCACACAACACAGTTGCGTTTTACGACAAAACACCCATTATAGAAGAAATGATGGACGTCCAACCAAGCCAATACCACCAAACTGTTCACGAGGACCCTAAAACCAACCCTGACACTGCAAGTGCCACAACACCTTTTGATACACTTCCTGATGAGTCCAAAGATCAGTTCTCACCACCTGAATTGATCTGTGAACTTTCACAAAGCCAGTTATCCCAAGTGCGTGGTTCAACTGGAATAAGCCTCTACAATGTGATCAACGAGATGGAATCGAAAGAGCTGCCTCTTGTTGATCAGATCATTTTTGAAAATAATGATCAAAAAGATGATTCAGAACCATTGACATCTCAACAGACTGAACAAGATGTTTCTTCTGAAGAAGCCAAGATCACAAACCCAGAACAAGGTCCTTCTTCCTCTGGGTCTATGACAGCAAATGACCAATCAGATGTTGACCAGAAGAGCGTTCCAGTGCTAGATGCTTCAAACCATCCTAGAAGCACAAGATATGAGTCGTCCTTTGCATGGGACACATTTATGAAAGAGAAAAAGACGCCACATCCAACACCCCCAAGAACTGAGCTGTGGTCCTCTGGATTTCAAGAGCTTGTTTCTCCATTTTGTGCTCCCCTTTTTATGAAGGATAAGTTGGCAAAAAGAG CCATAATGAAGACGCCTGAGAGACTGGACACTCCATACAAGAGTCCCCACCAAAAGAGTGACTGTCAAAGAGAGTGGAATGCTATCCAGCAGTCTTTTTCTGAAATGGTAACAGAGAAA GAGAATCAAGTTCTTATCTCCTACAGCTCGACGCTGAGTGGCAGTCCAGTCTCTTCTTCTGTGGGTAATGGTCTGCGACAAAACTCCACTCCTACCGTTCCTCCTCTCAAACTCCAGAGCGTGGAGAAACCGACCAGGCCTATGGCATCTAGTTCTGAAGGAAAAGAACGAAAGCAATCTGACATAATGGCCCAAATTGCAAAAATTGAGGAATTCATGTCATCTGAAGGTTTAATGCCTCAAAAAAGACTCAAAACTGATTGA
- the tcp11l1 gene encoding T-complex protein 11-like protein 1, whose amino-acid sequence MSKETDESFKEEQNKTDKDGIENTAETSEEMIRKRIRRNTPSPHRLTPQSSPPRFVSVEELMETAKGVTNMALAHEIVVNSAFQVKPYEPEEGSLERQVKEIMHKAFWDCLESQLNEDPPSYSHAITLVGEIKETLLSFLLPGQSRLRGQIEETLDLSLIQQEAENGVLDISKVAQFIIDMMGTFCAPCRDEDIKQLREITDIVPLLKSMFPVLDKMKIDMANFAVSSLRPHLLQQSVEYEQKKFQEFLEKQPSALDFTKKWLQDTADYVTSGGTEGGAACTPNSAQLPLTIHNHAFLCLLKWDHDAESFPETLLMDQGRFLEMQQELEQLAMVASILLIVYNSTGEAISGLPGLMERLKKTIKILLAEMHSPSFNADETFAAVAEKLSVELRGCLSQHGFPPFSSDRENTLKGQIVAAKSVDNPIRKVIDSRIQTYLLGFLESSTHRSSPALPGGLTPISKELEEIAVKLGRLVTFNKLVYSPFYHKILQDILKQGESLDV is encoded by the exons ATGTCCAAGGAAACTGATGAGTCTTTTAAGGAGGAGCAGAACAAGACTGACAAGGATGGGATAGAAAACACTGCGGAAACATCAGAAGAGATGATCCGGAAGAGGATCAGAAGAAATACTCCCAGTCCTCACAGACTCACCCCTCAGT CCAGTCCACCCCGATTTGTGTCAGTGGAAGAGCTAATGGAGACAGCCAAAGGAGTCACTAATATGGCACTGGCCCATGAGATAGTGGTGAACAGTGCTTTTCAAGTCAAGCCTTATGAGCCAGAAGAGGGAAG CTTGGAGAGACAGGTCAAAGAAATAATGCACAAAGCATTCTGGGATTGCCTTGAGTCACAGCTGAATGAGGACCCACCATCGTACAGCCATGCTATCACACTGGTTGGTGAAATTAAAGAG ACCCTGCTGTCTTTTCTGTTGCCAGGACAGAGCCGACTGAGAGGGCAAATTGAAGAGACTCTGGACCTCTCATTGATTCAGCAGGAGGCTGAGAACGGAGTTCTAGACATCAGTAAGGTAGCCCAGTTCATAATTGACATGATGGGCACGTTTTGCGCACCCTGCCGTGATGAAGACATCAAACAGCTGCGTGAAATCACTGACATTGTGCCCCTTTTAAA GTCAATGTTTCCAGTGCTGGACAAAATGAAAATCGACATGGCCAACTTTGCTGTGAGCAGCCTGCGACCTCACCTCTTGCAGCAGTCGGTGGAATACGAGCAGAAGAAATTTCAGGAGTTCCTCGAGAAACAACCTA GTGCTTTGGATTTCACAAAAAAATGGCTCCAGGATACAGCAGATTATGTAACCAGTGGAGGAACGGAGGGTGGAGCAGCATGCACACCAAATTCTGCTCAACTTCCACTGACTATACACAATCATGCCTTTCTATGCCTGTTAAAATGGGACCATGATGCTGAGTCTTTTCCGGAG ACTCTTCTCATGGACCAGGGCAGATTTCTGGAGATGCAACAGGAGCTGGAGCAACTGGCAATGGTGGCATCAATCCTGCTCATAGTCTATAACAGCACTGGCGAGGCCATCTCTGGACTCCCGGGCCTCATGGAAAGATTGAAGAAAACCATTAAGATTCTGTTAGCGGAGATGCACTCTCC GTCCTTCAATGCGGATGAAACCTTTGCTGCAGTTGCAGAGAAATTAAGTGTGGAGCTCAGAGGATGCTTGTCTCAGCATGGCTTTCCCCCATTTTCCTCAGACAGAGAGAACACGCTGAAAGGCCAAATTGTAGCTGCGAAGTCTGTGGACAACCCTATACGCAAGGTCATTG ACTCCCGAATTCAGACGTACCTTCTTGGCTTCCTGGAGTCAAGCACCCACCGGAGCTCTCCGGCTCTCCCTGGAGGTCTGACACCCATCAGTAAAGAGTTAGAGGAGATTGCTGTTAAGCTGGGACGTTTGGTGACCTTCAACAAGCTAGTTTACTCTCCGTTCTACCACAAGATCCTCCAAGACATTCTGAAACAAGGGGAAAGTTTAGATGTGTAA